The genomic stretch agatttacaaatagttggaaacatttgggatattgtaagtactcaagtgaacaaaatatataacactggcctagtggtttttggatattttactgcaaaaatattacatattgcacctttaaaaactgTCAAATGTTTTTACACGGCTAGGCATACATTAGACATATAAAACAGTAGCCAGGGTCCTAGTGATTTGCTTGGGTTGTATGCGCCAAGGAGCCCTTAGCATTCTTTTATTGTGATTTTAATGTAACTTTTAAGTGGACATGCATAACCAGCAGTGTGCAGTCTTTGTCTGTTATCCCAGTTTTGTGTTCCCTTTccattttctatatattttacacagtaccgtttttaaagtcttttataaaatacatttatatattaatatatacattttaacttaTACATATATCATGTGGTAAAACAAAAACGTGATATTTTAATGCAGCTCAAAGGAATTCTGCTTTCTGAGCCGTCAAGCGCCCCCTATAGGACATTAACATTAGCAGGCAATGCAGCGCGCGCGCGCGTCGCGTCGCGTACAGCGCTGACGTCACTCAACGCTGAGCTGAAGCGCAACTACAGGCGCATTTGCTCACCATTCATCTGTCTCAGCGGTTGGATACGGGGCCGGAGAGTCTCATCACTAGGCACGGTGTCAGAAAGAGGAGATTCCAGCTCAAACAAATATGAAATAACGACATAAAAGGAATTTATATAAAACACGGATTAGTGTTTACTTATCCTGGTCAATTACGTGAGTTTTTTTCGTTGCGGAGTTCTGCTTTCATCTCTCGAATAACtggattaattttaattatgagTTTAATACTGCTCGCTACGTTTTCGAGAAGGAATGATTAGAAAATTGTGACCATATTTCTCGCCTCAGACCACTTTTAACAACAGGAATATGGCTAAAAATATTATAGACGTCCCAAGGGACGATTTAAGTAAGGTATCCGATGAAGAACTGCTTAAATGTAGCAAAGAGGAGCTGCTTAGGAGACTTCGAAAAGTGGATAGTGAAAAGATGAACTTAATGGTGGAACACGGGAACATGATGAAGGACGTCAACCGGAGATTACAAGTGCATCTTCACGAAATACGGAGCTTGAAGGAGATCAACCAGAAACTGCAAGAAGACAACCAGGAGCTTAGAGAACTGTGCTGTTTCTTGGATGATGATCGGCAGAAAGGGAAGAAGCTGTCTAGGGAATGGCAGAGATTTGGCAGGTACACTGCCAGTGTTATGTGGAAGGAGGTTGGCATATTCCAGCAAAAACTGAAAGACCTAGAGACCAACCAGGAGAGTGTGATGAGAGAGAATGTGGAGCTCAAGGAGATCATCCTCATGTTGGATGATGAGAGGAATGGAGCTGGATCCAGGAGCTCCATAGACAGCCAATCCAGTCTGACCAATCTGAACGGAAGTTCTGCCACTGTGAGGGATGTTGGAGACGGGAGCAGTACCTCAAGCACGGGCAGTGCTGGAAGCCCTGATCACCACCACAGTCATATTCACAAGCCAGAGGGAAAGATAGTGTCAGAGGGAAAGATAGTATCTATCAGAAGGTCTATGGATGATCTATCAACCAATAATCTTCTCAGAGGCATACCAAATGGGCTCAACGGTGAGTTTGGGCTTTTAAATTGAGGGTTTTGTGGAAAGAATCCCATATTTCTCCCAAATATTGGTGTTTTAGCTGCTCTTTTACATGAAGAACATGATTTGATGTGCAGGAATGTGGATAGCATATTGATGAACCTGAAATAGTCTGAAGCATgtagaagtgttttttttttctgaatgaaACAAAAGGAAGTAAGAAGCAAAACTCTGTAAATcaagaatttaaaataatattagtacactattaaaaataaaggttgaaAAAATTGAGTTTTCTAAGCGATGCCatatagaagaaccatttttggttccacaaagaacctttcagtgatcagttcttaaaagaaccattttttcttaatgtgaagaacattttaatctttttccactctaaagaaccttttgtgcaatggaaagattccatggatcttacaaggttcttcatggaaccatcaaagccaataaagaacctttatttttgagAATTAATAAGTAGTTATTGACTAATTTCGAGCatcaaaatgtatcaaaattctACTTTTCTCAATGATTCAGTGATAACTTTTGATAGACGACCAATAAAGCATAGCCCTAAAATGTCAGGAAAGACCTTTCTGGTGCACTTTTAACATGGAAAGTCTTATGCAATTGTGTGCACTGGCATCCGAATATAAAAAAGGATGCTCATCGTTTTATGCCGATGAGTAAAATGCATGTCATTGAGACTTCCAGAGGTTTTCAGGTAAACATAAACAATACAGGATCAATGGGAATTATGGCCGCAGGTTTACTTTGTGTATGTGCCACATGGCCATTGGCCAACAACTTACCCGAACAGGCTGGAGCTACAGATGCTGTTGCACTAATGTCCTCAGCCTGCGAAGTCAGATGTAATGAGGATTTAATGTTGTCTTAGCCTTGTGGCTTTGGAACATACGTGCTGTCAGGTCTGTCAACAGACTATCAGACACTTCATTCAGACAACAGTCATTTCATTCTTACAAATGGCTGAGAAACTCTATTGTGGTGGAAAAtgatatacactactgttcaaaagttttttttcagggttctttGATAATTAGAAGGTTCAAGGTTGAAATAgaagtaacattataaatgtctttactgtcacttttgaccaatttaatgtgtctttgctgaataaaagtatttagcctatttatttaaatcttactgacctcaaacattTGAACCATATATAAATCAAATAATATGTAATCTTTTTGGGGGGATGGCATTTTTCAGAGGGTATTACAAAGATTTATTGTCTTTTTAATTATGTGTTTAGTGCCTCCAACCTGTGACCCTATAGAGGGTGTGTATCTGCTATTACGTAGTGTACTTTGTGTGTTTACCTTTGGTTTGCATAGACAGATACCAAATTATCTCTTGTCATAGCGTCACATTTGACTGTTTAGTCATATACCTGTATTACTTATGTTGTTTTTAGTTTCATCCTTTGATGCACAATGCACATGTTCCAGGTCAgcttgttttattcattttaattcacaGCTACTTATATATTGGCTCCCTCTGTTCCACCTTTTATTTCCACAAACCTCAGTAAGTTGTACAAAGAGGCAATAAGAGCTTTACATTTGCATCGCATTTAATTTAAGCAACATAAATAAAGAGTGCTACAGTGCAATTTTATACAAATTTTCATAAATTCTCGGAAAGGTTCAAGCTATGTGCTATGGGCATAACTTGTCTGTTTTTGGTGCCAAAAAAGAGGGCTAAATTTCATATGTGCACTTTAGTGAAATGCATCTGCTAAGACATGAATCCATTGTAATAAAAGTTCACTATAGCACTCAGCAGGCCTATTTATTATCTGCAAGATTCATTCAAGACTAACAGTAGGTTCTCAACTCGTTCCCGCCACATGACAGGTGATTTATGACAAGCTCACCTCTAGCGCGGCACGTAACTGTAGCAGAAAAACGTCTGTTATTTACTGCTGATAGTGTCAGCTGGAAGCGTCTGGCATTGGTGAAGATTTGGCTTTTATATTCTTAGACTGGTGTTTTAATGtgagtaaatatttaaaatgtttttttttaagtatgaagatctttttaatatcCAGTGTTACAGAACATTCGATTCCTTGCTttttgatatttatttcataatttcgcATGCTACTGGATGCAATACCTTTGTACATTTCATCAGGTGCCAGTCATTGGCTAGTGAGCAGTCTAGTGCCATTTGACCTATGCCTGCCAAGATGCTTTCATCTGATTGTTCAGTGATCCTTAGTTTGTCTGCTGTGCCACAACTCCACCTCCAACCTTCCTCCCCTCATGACATGCCATAGCATCACGTGTATGGAGCACAAGTTGTTCAGACAGATTAGCCTTTTTGGATTTTCTTTAGAGTTTTAGTACGTTGTTTACTTGaaaatttatgtaaatttgtTTCCACCtcagagtgaaaaaaaaaaaaaaaccagtaTATTACAATGTAATCATGCAATTGCATGTgactttattttaaactttatctcacagttacctttttattttttaatatttaatatttaacatgttTGTCCATCTAATAATAATTGGTGTTGACTAAGCTTAAAAgctacccagaacaccttagcagcCACATAGTAACACCCTGGAATCATGTTGTCTGTAGTTATGCATAGACGAACAGAGTACATTTTTCTTaagaaaatgttgaaaaaatcCTGTGTTCCTTTGTAATATTTTGTCAGTGGGAAACTGTGATGTATTCTCAGAACTGTAGTAGTATTGTATGTAAGCCTGTGTTCGGTCAGGGAGGGACATTAGTCTGGCCAGCATTCTCTTTCCCAGGCCTGACCCCCTGATGAGTTAATCTGAGCCACAGGTTGCATCTCTCCTTGTGTATAAAAACTCAAAACAACCAACTTGGACTGCCAGCCAACCAGGGAAACATTCCTGCTCCCCATACCACATTGACCAAATGTGAAGAGTTCCTATTCTTTTCTTTGTGCATCAAAAGGAAAAAGCAGTGTGTCAAAAGAtgcatattattttttgtatcctcaaaataagtttttgtatttttttttctagtgtgtAGTATCTGGGATAgttcatgcaaaaatgaaaattctgtcatcatctacTCACCCTTGTATTGTTCCTAACTGgtctgattttctttcttctgtggatatggaagcttgtttccgccactgaataaaaaaataaaaacaattttttaattgtgaccttttatctcacaattctgagtttacatcttgcaattctgacttttttttcctcagagttgcttgatataaacttgcataaatagttataaagtcagaattgcgagatataaactgacaatttcaagttataaagtcagatttgtgagatatgaactcacaattgtgagttataaagtcagaattgcgagaaatgaACTGAcaatttcaagttataaagttagaattgcgagatatgaactcgcaattgcgagttataaagtcaaactcagaattgcgagttataaagtcagaattgcgagatatgaacttaactgagagttataaagtcagaattgtgaaatatgaactcaattgcgagttataaaggcagaattgcgagatataaagtcagaattgtgagatataatgtcagaattgcgagatataaactcaactgcgagttatagtcagaattgtgagatatgaactcaactgcgagttataaagtcagactcagaattgcgagttataaagtcagaattgtgagatataaagtcagaattgtgagatataatgtcagaattgcgagatatgaactgacaatttcaagttataaagtcagaattgcgagatatgaactcaactgcgagttataaagtcagaattgcgagatataaagttataaagtcagactcaGAATTatgtcagagttgcgagatataatgtcagaattgcgagatataaactcagaattgtgagatataaagtcagaattgcgttttATAGTCACAATAGtgacttataaagtcagaattgcgagttatagtcagaattgcgagatatgaactcaactgcgagttatagtcagaattgtgagatatgaactcaactgcgagttataaagtcagaattgtgagatataaagtcagaattgtgagatataaagtcagaattgtgagatatgaactcaactgcgagttataaagtcagaattgtgagatataaagttagaattgtgagatatgaactcaattgcgagttataaagtcagaattgcgtgatatagtcagaattgcgagttataaagtcagaattgtgagataaaaagtatttatttctagtaattgcaagtttatatcccacaattgtGAGAACagaagtcagaaatgtgagagtCATTTTAcgaaatatcttattttgtgttaattgcattaagaaagaaagtcatacagctTTGGAAAAACatatgggtgagtaaatgtgagaaaaaagaaatagaatttaaattttgtgtgaactatccctttaagtgtatttttattttttttttatttagttcagAATAATTTTACGGTTAAGCCATCCAGAGATCCTGACTTTACTTCTGTCCTGCTTTGAAAAGACTCTGGCCCCCTAGCAAGCCACCAATAAACTGAAAGTTTAGTGGCTGGGGTCGAGATTCTGTTTCAGAGTTCAGATAACACTCCTCCCT from Megalobrama amblycephala isolate DHTTF-2021 linkage group LG5, ASM1881202v1, whole genome shotgun sequence encodes the following:
- the ccdc85ca gene encoding coiled-coil domain-containing protein 85C-A isoform X1 codes for the protein MAKNIIDVPRDDLSKVSDEELLKCSKEELLRRLRKVDSEKMNLMVEHGNMMKDVNRRLQVHLHEIRSLKEINQKLQEDNQELRELCCFLDDDRQKGKKLSREWQRFGRYTASVMWKEVGIFQQKLKDLETNQESVMRENVELKEIILMLDDERNGAGSRSSIDSQSSLTNLNGSSATVRDVGDGSSTSSTGSAGSPDHHHSHIHKPEGKIVSEGKIVSIRRSMDDLSTNNLLRGIPNGLNDSSSNYIRQLETKVRILEDDNKQLLSQQGNVGDLKTLRKGLSLYHSESQLSSLSQFQDTLQNGSTRMPGGDLPPPVTGYLTAAQKPEAVVHAMKVLEVHENLDRKIPEDYEEDLSEKEKAIVREMCNVVWRKLGDAAGAKPSIRQHLSGNQFKGPL
- the ccdc85ca gene encoding coiled-coil domain-containing protein 85C-A isoform X2, whose protein sequence is MAKNIIDVPRDDLSKVSDEELLKCSKEELLRRLRKVDSEKMNLMVEHGNMMKDVNRRLQVHLHEIRSLKEINQKLQEDNQELRELCCFLDDDRQKGKKLSREWQRFGRYTASVMWKEVGIFQQKLKDLETNQESVMRENVELKEIILMLDDERNGAGSRSSIDSQSSLTNLNGSSATVRDVGDGSSTSSTGSAGSPDHHHSHIHKPEGKIVSEGKIVSIRRSMDDLSTNNLLRGIPNGLNDSSSNYIRQLETKVRILEDDNKQLLSQQGNVGDLKTLRKGLSLYHSESQLSSLSQFQDTLQNGSTRMPGGDLPPPVTGYLTAAQKPEAVVHAMKVVWRKLGDAAGAKPSIRQHLSGNQFKGPL